One genomic segment of Vibrio sp. SCSIO 43136 includes these proteins:
- a CDS encoding 3-phenylpropionate MFS transporter: MISPSPFAWLSQYLFGFFFSYGVYLPFWALWFEDQGVSATDVGMLMGLGFATRCVANLVITPRIHRIEKVLPALRWATLACVIFLAAHLSADANLWALAAVTVLFNLSFGPIIPLSDAMANHYGKRELLDYGKTRLWGSLAFIAGSTSVGYLAAQFGASMIVYTALAGFVLAMLVAMRNPSIMPEPEVSADEARPSVWKLLLEGEVIRFVVLVALIQGSHAAYYSFSAIYWKSAGHAEDIIGYLWSIGVVAEVGIFAFSARLFGKWSLNKLFLLASVGVVARWGLTAATTDIAALVLVQALHGVTFAVAHIAAIRYVQQQCSSRMVALQSIYNAIPLGAFMALMTAFSGWGFEQWGANIFWIMAAMGAATLFIRLDTKKPMTEPQIQS; encoded by the coding sequence ATGATTTCTCCCTCGCCATTTGCTTGGCTGTCTCAGTATTTATTTGGCTTCTTTTTCTCTTACGGTGTGTATTTGCCGTTCTGGGCGCTGTGGTTTGAGGACCAAGGGGTTTCCGCCACTGACGTGGGCATGTTGATGGGCTTGGGCTTTGCGACCCGTTGTGTGGCTAACTTAGTGATCACCCCTCGAATTCATCGCATCGAAAAGGTATTGCCTGCGCTTCGATGGGCAACCTTGGCATGTGTGATTTTCTTGGCCGCGCACCTTAGCGCAGATGCTAACTTATGGGCGCTTGCAGCCGTAACGGTGCTGTTTAATCTATCGTTTGGGCCGATTATTCCTCTGTCTGATGCGATGGCTAACCACTACGGTAAACGAGAGCTGCTCGATTATGGCAAGACTCGTTTGTGGGGATCACTAGCATTTATCGCAGGTTCTACTTCGGTCGGTTATCTTGCTGCGCAGTTTGGTGCCAGCATGATCGTTTACACTGCTTTAGCTGGGTTTGTTCTGGCCATGCTGGTGGCAATGCGTAATCCAAGCATCATGCCTGAGCCTGAAGTAAGCGCAGATGAAGCTCGCCCAAGTGTCTGGAAATTGTTGCTTGAAGGTGAGGTGATTCGTTTTGTAGTGTTGGTTGCGCTTATTCAGGGTAGCCATGCTGCGTATTACAGCTTCAGTGCTATTTACTGGAAGTCTGCCGGACATGCAGAAGACATTATTGGTTACTTGTGGAGCATTGGTGTGGTTGCTGAAGTAGGCATCTTTGCCTTCAGTGCTCGCTTGTTCGGTAAATGGTCGCTGAATAAGTTGTTTTTATTGGCTTCGGTAGGGGTTGTGGCTCGTTGGGGTTTGACTGCTGCAACAACCGATATTGCAGCACTGGTATTGGTGCAAGCGCTTCATGGTGTGACTTTCGCCGTGGCGCATATTGCCGCCATTCGTTATGTGCAGCAACAGTGTTCGAGCAGAATGGTGGCACTGCAATCGATCTATAATGCCATTCCTCTTGGGGCATTTATGGCACTGATGACGGCGTTTAGCGGTTGGGGCTTTGAACAATGGGGTGCAAATATCTTCTGGATCATGGCCGCAATGGGAGCTGCAACACTGTTTATTCGTTTGGATACCAAGAAACCTATGACCGAGCCACAAATTCAGAGCTAA
- a CDS encoding NahK/ErcS family hybrid sensor histidine kinase/response regulator — protein sequence MQDWIVVPVSLAYLGILFLIAWYGDRQSQWLARWRPWIYSLSIAVYCTSWTFYGTVGQASNNPWSFLPIYLAPILIFTLGWRLLARLILTAKREHITSIADFIAARYGKSQGLAVVVTIIAVVGILPYIALQLRGITMGLELVAPGLQSEFGYQDADISWFVVLGLAVFTMLFGTRHIDNTEHHRGMMMAIAFESIVKLGAFLLVGLFILGMVLARPDVELLSVAAQTYQSPNIPTLVIHTLLTMTAIICLPRQFHTMVVENEKPKDLQTARWLFPTYLVLMGLFVLPISWAGQAMLSGTPADSFVISLPLSVDANSIALIAFLGGTSAASGMVIVSTIALAIMVSNDLVLPLLLRRLKLNERTHIHFSGLLLNIRRALILLLLAGAWGFYQVLGAIPSLSVIGLLSFAAIAQFAPSLIGGMYWRHGNRKGVYTGLLFGFALWLITLMQQTGMLAGDEQSNFLLWLIEPPAWLAGSELRSSDWGMALSLIANTACYILVSLFTRASLSERLQSAAFVGTPLPEAENFSLYQSRVTVAELEMLASRFVGRRRAKSAFTQFWKHYGGEMLPNQQASSALIRHTERVLAGVFGASSAKLVLTSALQGRNMQLEEVATIVDEASELYDFSRGLLQGAIEHISQGITVVDKQLRLVAWNQRYLELFEFPLGLIQVGRPIADVIRHNAQMGLCGEGDVDELVRRRVEHLERGTRHTSSRVYPDGRYIEVQGNPMPGGGFVMSFTDITAFHQAQLALKESNETLESRVQARTQELENLNKRLITATKNAETESHSKSRFLAAVSHDLMQPLNAARLFASSLTETAKEPDAQKFAQHIESALGAAEELIGDLLDISRLESGKLDVHVHAFPLNDVLDKLNAEFSALAKQQGIDFTMVPSDVLVQSDPKLLRRVLQNFLTNAFRYSPKGKVTLGARRAGKDIRIEVWDNGIGIEPDKQAEIFEEFTRVDVGHAEQGLGLGLAIAKGIARVLGHEISLRSWPQKGTVFSLSLPRAQQATPSQPVVEANKPSGDLAGLKVLCVDNEPDILVGMQNLLERWGCDVRLAEDLVQSMKALESGWHPDVIFSDYRLDHGRTGLEVLQQCRLRLGDSFEGVIISADRTDEMLESIRSNGFSFIAKPVKPLKLRAVLNRVG from the coding sequence ATGCAAGATTGGATAGTGGTGCCAGTATCTCTGGCCTACCTCGGCATACTCTTTTTAATCGCATGGTATGGGGACAGGCAGTCTCAATGGCTCGCTCGCTGGCGACCGTGGATCTACAGCCTTTCCATTGCCGTTTATTGTACCTCTTGGACCTTCTACGGCACGGTTGGGCAAGCAAGCAATAATCCTTGGTCATTTTTGCCTATTTATCTTGCCCCCATCTTGATTTTTACCTTAGGTTGGCGGCTGTTGGCTCGGCTGATATTGACCGCCAAACGTGAACATATCACCTCGATTGCGGACTTTATCGCTGCTCGATATGGAAAGTCGCAAGGGCTAGCTGTCGTGGTAACCATCATTGCGGTGGTGGGGATTCTTCCTTATATCGCATTGCAGTTACGAGGCATTACCATGGGGCTGGAGCTGGTGGCTCCGGGTCTACAAAGTGAGTTTGGCTATCAAGATGCTGACATTTCATGGTTTGTAGTCTTGGGGCTGGCGGTGTTTACCATGTTGTTTGGTACTCGTCATATCGACAATACCGAGCACCACCGCGGCATGATGATGGCGATTGCTTTTGAATCTATCGTTAAGCTCGGTGCCTTTTTGTTAGTTGGCTTGTTCATTCTAGGCATGGTGCTGGCAAGGCCGGATGTCGAGCTGTTGAGTGTCGCAGCCCAAACCTATCAATCACCAAATATTCCCACGTTGGTGATCCACACCTTACTTACCATGACGGCTATCATTTGTTTGCCACGCCAGTTTCATACCATGGTGGTGGAAAATGAAAAACCGAAAGATCTGCAAACCGCTCGCTGGTTGTTTCCTACCTATCTGGTATTGATGGGGCTGTTTGTGCTGCCGATATCTTGGGCGGGACAGGCGATGCTTTCTGGCACACCCGCCGATAGCTTTGTGATCAGTTTGCCGCTATCTGTGGATGCCAACAGCATTGCCCTGATTGCCTTTTTGGGTGGAACATCGGCCGCATCTGGCATGGTGATCGTATCGACGATCGCATTGGCAATCATGGTGTCTAACGATCTCGTGCTGCCCCTGCTGCTGCGACGATTGAAGCTTAATGAACGTACTCATATCCATTTCTCTGGCTTGCTGCTCAATATTCGCCGAGCACTGATCTTGCTGTTATTAGCGGGGGCTTGGGGTTTTTATCAGGTCTTGGGTGCTATCCCGTCATTATCCGTGATTGGATTGCTTTCATTTGCCGCAATCGCCCAGTTTGCCCCTTCCTTGATTGGTGGCATGTATTGGAGACACGGCAATCGTAAAGGTGTCTACACCGGACTCTTGTTTGGCTTTGCTTTGTGGCTGATAACGCTCATGCAGCAAACAGGTATGCTCGCCGGTGACGAACAATCCAACTTTTTGTTATGGCTGATAGAGCCTCCCGCATGGTTGGCAGGTTCTGAGCTACGCTCATCTGATTGGGGTATGGCGCTAAGTTTAATCGCCAATACCGCTTGTTATATTTTGGTCTCCCTCTTCACTCGCGCCAGCTTGAGTGAGCGTTTACAGTCTGCCGCATTTGTGGGCACACCACTACCTGAGGCGGAAAACTTCAGCTTGTATCAAAGCCGCGTCACGGTTGCAGAACTGGAGATGCTCGCTTCTCGATTTGTCGGACGTCGCCGAGCCAAAAGCGCTTTTACTCAGTTCTGGAAACACTATGGTGGTGAAATGCTGCCTAATCAACAGGCGAGCTCTGCCCTGATTCGTCATACCGAGCGGGTGCTCGCTGGGGTGTTCGGTGCATCGTCGGCCAAGCTGGTGCTTACTTCCGCACTTCAGGGGCGCAACATGCAGTTGGAAGAGGTTGCAACCATAGTCGATGAAGCTTCGGAGCTGTACGACTTCAGCCGTGGGTTATTGCAAGGGGCGATTGAGCACATCAGCCAAGGCATCACTGTAGTAGATAAACAGCTTAGGCTAGTGGCTTGGAACCAACGTTACCTTGAACTGTTTGAATTTCCACTCGGCTTGATACAGGTCGGCCGACCGATTGCTGATGTGATACGTCACAACGCACAAATGGGCCTTTGCGGTGAGGGCGATGTTGACGAACTTGTACGTCGCCGTGTTGAACACCTTGAGCGAGGCACACGCCATACTTCTTCAAGGGTTTATCCCGATGGCAGGTATATAGAGGTGCAAGGGAACCCTATGCCGGGCGGAGGGTTTGTGATGAGCTTTACTGATATTACCGCATTCCATCAAGCACAACTGGCATTAAAAGAATCGAACGAAACCTTGGAAAGCCGAGTTCAAGCACGTACTCAAGAGCTTGAAAACTTGAATAAAAGGTTGATCACGGCGACCAAAAATGCCGAAACAGAATCGCACTCGAAGAGCCGCTTTTTGGCCGCAGTGAGTCACGATTTAATGCAGCCGCTTAATGCGGCTCGGCTGTTTGCATCTTCATTGACTGAGACGGCAAAAGAGCCTGATGCGCAAAAATTTGCTCAGCACATTGAAAGTGCACTGGGGGCGGCGGAAGAGCTCATTGGTGACCTGTTGGACATTTCGCGCTTGGAATCTGGCAAGTTGGACGTACATGTGCATGCTTTCCCGCTCAATGATGTACTCGATAAGCTCAATGCAGAATTTAGCGCATTGGCAAAACAGCAGGGCATCGATTTCACCATGGTGCCAAGTGATGTGTTGGTTCAATCGGACCCTAAGTTGCTGCGTCGTGTATTGCAAAACTTCCTCACCAATGCGTTTCGTTATAGCCCGAAAGGGAAGGTGACCTTAGGTGCTCGCCGAGCCGGAAAAGATATTCGTATTGAAGTGTGGGATAACGGGATCGGTATCGAGCCCGATAAGCAAGCAGAGATATTTGAAGAATTTACTCGAGTTGATGTCGGTCACGCTGAGCAAGGGTTGGGGCTGGGACTGGCCATTGCCAAAGGCATTGCTCGGGTGCTGGGCCATGAAATATCACTGCGCTCGTGGCCACAAAAAGGCACGGTATTTTCACTGAGTTTGCCAAGAGCGCAGCAGGCCACGCCAAGTCAGCCAGTGGTTGAGGCGAATAAGCCCAGTGGTGACCTTGCTGGGTTGAAAGTCTTATGTGTGGATAACGAACCTGACATTTTGGTTGGCATGCAAAATCTTCTCGAGCGCTGGGGTTGCGATGTGCGTCTGGCGGAAGATTTAGTGCAGAGCATGAAAGCGCTTGAGTCAGGCTGGCATCCTGATGTGATTTTCTCCGATTATCGACTCGACCACGGGCGCACTGGGTTAGAGGTGCTGCAGCAGTGCCGATTACGCTTAGGTGATAGCTTCGAGGGCGTCATCATCAGTGCCGACCGCACTGATGAAATGCTCGAAAGCATCCGCAGTAACGGCTTCAGCTTTATTGCTAAGCCCGTCAAACCATTGAAGCTCAGAGCGGTATTGAATCGGGTAGGGTAG
- a CDS encoding DUF294 nucleotidyltransferase-like domain-containing protein, translating to MPEKFNMQAAPFDRLTIEQQKNLRSALDVAYFRQGEALLKPGQTSEFLHVIIKGGVEECSGDGKEILAHYAPDDLFDVRALLDGESKHSYIALEDTLSYLLPKQVFIDLYQQNSQFSAYFDGNLAKRQELLDTAHQQKNLAEFILTKVDSSIYHPVVTFAPDTPLDKVTKAMKERGVDSALVELKHDDPRVLDSDNPYPFGIITRTNMLHAVMLDGHPLNTQVGKIATYPVYYVEEDDFLFNAMITMTRQRMKRVMVCDGEKPIGMLDMTQILSSFSTHSHVLTLAIARADSIQELALAANRQRALVESLVSNGIRTRFIMELISAVNEQIIEKAFNLIVPSAMRQHCCLIVLGSEGRGEQILKTDQDNALIVKEGVSIHQLEQTMNTLTHTLQQLGYPLCPGQVMVNNPDWVKSQSEWKQTISKWVNQAQPESVMKLAIMADAHAVAGNHSLLKPIREHLLSLMADQELILTEFTRPAMQFSSPLTLFGNVRASKDGLDIKQSGIFPIVHGIRALSLEYSLAPRNTFDRIHALTKKKVLEQQTADNLSEALKLFVKLRLGQQLSEHQTSNNIDIKALERSERDVLRHSLHVVKKFKQWLGYHYQIRD from the coding sequence ATGCCCGAAAAATTCAATATGCAGGCGGCACCTTTTGATCGCCTAACAATAGAGCAACAAAAAAACCTAAGATCGGCGCTCGATGTGGCCTACTTTCGTCAGGGAGAAGCACTGCTCAAACCGGGCCAAACGAGCGAGTTTTTACACGTTATTATTAAAGGTGGGGTAGAAGAGTGCTCGGGAGATGGGAAAGAGATCTTGGCTCACTATGCGCCTGACGACCTGTTTGACGTACGCGCACTACTCGATGGTGAAAGCAAACACAGCTATATTGCGCTAGAAGATACGCTGAGTTATCTGCTACCCAAGCAGGTATTTATCGACCTCTATCAGCAAAATAGTCAGTTTTCCGCCTACTTCGACGGTAACCTCGCCAAGCGACAAGAGCTGTTAGATACCGCTCATCAGCAAAAAAATCTCGCCGAATTCATTTTGACTAAAGTCGATAGCAGCATCTATCACCCCGTCGTGACCTTCGCCCCAGACACACCACTGGATAAAGTCACCAAAGCGATGAAAGAACGTGGTGTGGATAGCGCTTTGGTTGAGCTTAAACACGATGATCCAAGAGTGTTAGATTCCGATAACCCTTACCCGTTTGGCATCATCACCCGTACCAATATGCTGCATGCAGTGATGCTCGATGGGCACCCACTCAACACTCAAGTTGGCAAGATTGCTACCTACCCAGTCTATTACGTTGAAGAGGATGACTTCCTATTCAACGCCATGATCACTATGACTCGCCAACGGATGAAACGGGTCATGGTATGCGATGGAGAGAAGCCAATCGGCATGCTCGACATGACCCAAATTCTCTCGAGCTTCTCTACCCACTCCCATGTATTAACCTTAGCCATTGCTCGCGCTGACAGCATTCAAGAACTGGCACTAGCGGCAAACAGGCAGCGAGCCTTGGTGGAAAGCTTAGTCAGTAACGGTATACGCACCCGATTCATCATGGAGCTTATCTCTGCCGTCAATGAACAGATCATCGAAAAGGCGTTTAACCTGATTGTGCCGAGCGCCATGCGTCAACACTGTTGCTTGATTGTCTTAGGCTCTGAAGGGCGCGGCGAGCAAATCCTCAAAACTGACCAAGATAATGCCCTGATCGTCAAAGAGGGAGTGAGTATTCACCAACTTGAACAGACTATGAATACCCTAACCCATACGTTACAGCAGCTAGGATATCCGCTTTGTCCCGGTCAGGTGATGGTCAACAACCCAGATTGGGTAAAAAGCCAATCAGAGTGGAAGCAAACAATATCCAAGTGGGTCAACCAAGCCCAACCAGAAAGCGTGATGAAACTAGCCATCATGGCAGATGCCCACGCTGTAGCGGGCAACCACAGCTTGCTTAAACCAATACGTGAGCACTTACTATCACTCATGGCCGACCAAGAGCTGATTTTGACTGAGTTTACCCGCCCAGCAATGCAGTTCTCTTCACCTTTGACACTGTTTGGTAATGTCAGAGCCAGCAAAGATGGGCTAGACATCAAACAAAGCGGTATTTTTCCGATTGTGCACGGCATTCGTGCCTTGAGCCTCGAATACTCGCTAGCACCGAGAAATACTTTTGACCGTATCCACGCCCTGACCAAGAAAAAAGTGCTAGAGCAACAGACGGCAGACAACCTTAGCGAAGCGCTAAAACTGTTCGTCAAACTGCGATTGGGGCAACAATTGAGTGAACATCAGACCAGCAATAATATCGACATCAAAGCCCTAGAGCGCTCAGAGCGGGACGTCTTACGCCATAGTCTACACGTGGTGAAGAAATTTAAGCAGTGGCTTGGTTATCACTACCAAATCCGCGACTAG
- a CDS encoding sodium:solute symporter family protein, translated as MDIQTWTFILVGITFALYIGIAIWARAGSTSEFYVAGGGVHPVANGMATAADWMSAASFISMAGIISFIGYDGGVYLMGWTGGYVLLALCLAPYLRKFGKFTVPDFIGDRYYSKTARMVAVFCAIFVSFTYVAGQMRGVGVVFARFLEVDINMGIIIGMAIVFFYAVMGGMKGITYTQVAQYCVLIFAFMVPAIFTSLMMTGTPIPQIGFGSTMAGSDVYLLEKLDGLTQELGFTAYTDGSKSMVDVFFICAALMVGTAGLPHVIIRFFTVPKVSDARISAGWALVFIAFLYTTAPAVAAFARVNMIDTINGPDMKGVAATEAPSWYKNWESTGLVSWEDKNGDGKMFYSGDARNEMKINRDIIVLASPELAQLPNWVVALLAAGGLAAALSTAAGLLLVISTSISHDLLKKGFKPDMTDKQELLAARIGAALAIVGAGYLGINPPGFVAQVVAFAFGLAASSFFPAIILGIFYKKMNKEGAIAGMLSGIFFTAAYIVYFKFINPAANTPDNWWFGISPEGIGTLGMCVNFTVSIVVNKFTAEVPKEVQDMVESIRYPKGAGEAHDH; from the coding sequence ATGGATATTCAAACTTGGACGTTTATTCTGGTCGGTATCACCTTCGCTCTGTATATCGGCATCGCAATCTGGGCTCGTGCGGGCTCAACCAGTGAATTCTACGTAGCAGGCGGTGGTGTACACCCAGTCGCTAACGGCATGGCAACCGCTGCAGACTGGATGTCAGCAGCATCTTTCATCTCAATGGCAGGTATCATCTCATTCATCGGTTACGATGGCGGTGTTTACCTCATGGGTTGGACTGGTGGTTACGTACTACTTGCACTTTGTCTTGCGCCTTACCTGCGTAAATTCGGTAAGTTCACCGTGCCAGATTTCATCGGTGACCGTTACTACTCTAAAACCGCTCGTATGGTGGCAGTATTCTGTGCGATCTTCGTATCGTTCACGTATGTTGCAGGCCAAATGCGTGGTGTAGGTGTGGTATTTGCTCGTTTCCTAGAAGTTGATATCAACATGGGTATCATCATCGGTATGGCAATCGTATTCTTCTACGCTGTAATGGGCGGTATGAAGGGGATTACCTATACTCAGGTTGCGCAGTACTGTGTACTTATCTTCGCTTTCATGGTGCCAGCTATCTTTACCTCGCTAATGATGACAGGTACTCCAATCCCACAAATTGGCTTCGGTTCAACCATGGCGGGCAGCGATGTCTACCTACTTGAGAAACTCGATGGTCTGACCCAAGAACTCGGCTTCACCGCCTATACCGACGGCTCGAAGAGTATGGTTGACGTATTCTTTATCTGTGCGGCACTTATGGTAGGTACTGCAGGACTTCCACACGTTATTATCCGCTTCTTTACGGTTCCTAAAGTATCAGATGCACGTATCTCAGCAGGTTGGGCACTAGTATTTATCGCGTTCCTATACACCACTGCACCAGCAGTCGCAGCGTTTGCTCGCGTTAACATGATCGACACCATTAATGGTCCAGACATGAAAGGTGTAGCAGCGACAGAAGCACCTAGCTGGTACAAGAACTGGGAAAGCACAGGTCTAGTTTCTTGGGAAGATAAGAACGGCGATGGCAAGATGTTCTACTCGGGCGATGCTCGTAACGAAATGAAGATCAACCGAGACATCATCGTACTAGCATCTCCAGAACTAGCACAGCTACCAAACTGGGTAGTTGCACTATTGGCTGCAGGTGGTCTAGCAGCAGCACTATCGACGGCAGCAGGTCTACTACTGGTAATCTCCACCTCGATATCGCACGACTTACTCAAGAAAGGCTTTAAACCCGACATGACCGATAAACAAGAGCTACTCGCCGCCCGAATAGGTGCAGCTCTGGCCATCGTCGGCGCAGGTTACTTGGGCATCAACCCACCGGGCTTCGTAGCGCAGGTTGTCGCATTCGCCTTCGGCTTAGCAGCATCCTCGTTCTTCCCAGCAATCATCTTGGGTATCTTCTACAAGAAGATGAACAAAGAAGGCGCAATCGCAGGTATGTTGTCAGGTATCTTCTTTACCGCAGCTTACATTGTTTACTTCAAGTTCATCAACCCAGCGGCCAACACGCCAGATAACTGGTGGTTTGGTATCAGCCCAGAGGGCATCGGTACTCTAGGTATGTGTGTAAACTTCACAGTATCTATTGTGGTGAACAAGTTCACTGCTGAAGTGCCAAAAGAAGTACAGGACATGGTGGAGTCTATCCGCTACCCGAAAGGGGCTGGCGAAGCGCACGACCATTAA
- the acs gene encoding acetate--CoA ligase codes for MSEGHVYPVKSEIANSTHADNDTYLAMYQQSVSDPEGFWAEHGKIVDWIKPYTKVKHTSFDTGHVDIRWFEDGTLNVSANCIDRHLADRGDEVAIIWEGDDPADDKTLTFNQLHQQVCRFSNALKEQGVRKGDVVCLYMPMVPEAAVAMLACTRIGAVHTVVFGGFSPEALSGRIIDSDAKVVVTADEGVRGGRAVPLKKNVDEALTNPNVKTIEKVVVFQRTGADVDWHEHRDVWWHEATSKVSDQCPPEEMKAEDPLFILYTSGSTGKPKGVLHTTGGYLVYATMTFKYVFDYQPNDTFWCTADVGWITGHTYLVYGPLSNGAKTILFEGVPNYPQTSRMSEVVDKHNVSILYTAPTAIRALMAKGDEAIKGTSRSSLRIMGSVGEPINPEAWEWYYQTIGDSKSPIVDTWWQTETGGILITPLPGATALKPGSATRPFFGVQPALVDNMGNIVDGATEGNLVILDSWPGQMRTVYGDHERFEQTYFSTFRGMYFTGDGARRDEDGYYWITGRVDDVLNVSGHRMGTAEVESALVAFDKIAEAAIVGVPHDIKGQAIYAYITLNDGEVPSAELHKEVKDWVRKEIGPIATPDVLHWTDSLPKTRSGKIMRRILRKIATGDTGNLGDTSTLADPSVVDKLIEENQQLA; via the coding sequence ATGAGTGAAGGTCACGTTTATCCAGTAAAATCTGAGATCGCAAACAGTACCCATGCCGACAACGATACCTATTTGGCAATGTACCAACAGTCGGTTTCAGACCCAGAGGGCTTCTGGGCAGAGCACGGCAAAATTGTCGACTGGATTAAGCCTTACACTAAGGTCAAACACACTTCGTTTGATACTGGCCACGTCGACATTCGTTGGTTCGAAGATGGCACCCTCAACGTTTCAGCAAACTGTATCGATCGCCACCTCGCTGATCGTGGTGACGAAGTTGCCATCATTTGGGAAGGTGACGACCCAGCGGACGATAAAACGCTGACATTTAACCAGCTACACCAGCAAGTGTGTCGCTTCTCCAATGCTTTAAAAGAGCAAGGTGTACGCAAAGGCGACGTGGTCTGCCTCTACATGCCGATGGTGCCAGAGGCAGCCGTAGCCATGTTGGCATGTACCCGAATTGGTGCGGTGCATACTGTGGTATTTGGTGGTTTCTCTCCTGAAGCACTTTCTGGCCGTATCATTGACTCAGATGCCAAAGTGGTCGTGACCGCTGACGAAGGGGTACGTGGCGGACGTGCAGTACCACTGAAGAAAAATGTCGATGAAGCGCTAACTAACCCTAACGTGAAAACTATCGAGAAAGTGGTTGTCTTCCAGCGCACTGGTGCTGACGTGGATTGGCATGAGCACCGTGACGTTTGGTGGCACGAAGCCACTAGCAAAGTTTCAGATCAGTGCCCACCTGAAGAGATGAAAGCCGAAGATCCACTCTTCATCCTTTACACATCTGGTTCAACGGGCAAACCAAAAGGCGTATTGCACACCACAGGTGGCTACTTGGTTTACGCTACGATGACCTTCAAGTACGTATTCGACTATCAGCCAAATGATACTTTCTGGTGTACAGCAGACGTTGGTTGGATCACAGGTCACACCTACCTCGTGTACGGGCCTCTATCTAACGGTGCTAAAACCATCTTGTTTGAAGGCGTGCCAAATTACCCTCAAACCAGCCGCATGAGTGAAGTGGTTGATAAACACAATGTCTCTATCCTATACACTGCGCCAACAGCGATTCGCGCCCTAATGGCTAAAGGTGATGAAGCGATCAAAGGCACTTCTCGCTCCAGCTTGCGTATCATGGGCTCAGTGGGTGAGCCAATCAACCCAGAAGCATGGGAGTGGTATTACCAAACCATCGGCGACAGCAAGTCGCCTATCGTGGATACTTGGTGGCAGACAGAAACCGGCGGTATCTTGATCACACCGCTACCGGGAGCAACGGCGCTTAAACCAGGTTCAGCGACTCGCCCATTCTTTGGTGTACAACCTGCATTGGTCGACAATATGGGTAACATTGTAGATGGAGCGACAGAAGGTAACCTCGTCATCCTAGACTCGTGGCCAGGTCAAATGCGCACGGTTTATGGTGACCATGAGCGCTTTGAGCAAACCTACTTCTCAACGTTCCGAGGCATGTACTTTACCGGTGACGGCGCTCGCCGCGATGAAGATGGCTACTACTGGATCACAGGTCGTGTCGATGACGTACTTAACGTCTCAGGCCACCGTATGGGCACAGCAGAAGTTGAATCGGCACTGGTAGCGTTCGATAAGATTGCTGAAGCGGCAATTGTTGGTGTTCCGCATGACATCAAAGGCCAAGCAATTTACGCCTATATCACCCTCAACGATGGTGAAGTCCCAAGTGCCGAACTGCACAAAGAGGTGAAAGATTGGGTGCGTAAAGAAATTGGTCCAATTGCAACGCCAGACGTACTGCACTGGACAGACTCTCTACCGAAAACGCGCTCGGGTAAAATCATGCGTCGTATCCTGCGTAAGATCGCCACAGGTGATACGGGTAACCTAGGGGATACTTCAACCTTGGCTGACCCAAGTGTCGTCGATAAGCTGATTGAAGAGAACCAACAGCTGGCATAA
- a CDS encoding 3'-5' exonuclease, whose product MNRLKRLWWYHKLSGSKYQALFDAPHPSECVSLDCETTSLDPKSAELVTIAATKIVDNRIITSDPFHIRLRAPQSLDSGSVKIHRIRHQDLIGGMSEKEAIEALIAFIGNRPIVGYHIRYDKTILDRACRRHLGFPLPNPLIEVSQIYHQKLERHLPNAYFDLSLDAISKHLDLPEQERHDALQDAISAALIYVRLTYGDLPALTSAYLRQ is encoded by the coding sequence ATGAATCGACTAAAACGACTGTGGTGGTATCACAAACTCTCGGGCTCAAAGTATCAAGCTTTGTTTGATGCCCCTCATCCTAGTGAGTGTGTTTCACTGGACTGTGAAACCACCAGTTTAGACCCGAAAAGCGCTGAGTTGGTGACCATTGCTGCCACCAAAATTGTCGATAATCGAATCATTACCAGTGACCCATTCCACATTCGCTTAAGAGCGCCACAGTCACTCGATTCCGGCTCAGTAAAAATTCACCGTATCCGCCATCAAGACTTAATCGGTGGCATGAGTGAAAAAGAGGCGATTGAGGCGCTAATAGCATTTATTGGCAATCGGCCTATTGTGGGTTATCACATTCGCTACGACAAAACCATTCTCGATCGTGCCTGCAGGCGACACCTTGGTTTTCCCCTACCCAACCCCTTGATTGAGGTTAGCCAGATCTATCACCAAAAATTAGAGCGCCATCTGCCCAATGCCTACTTCGACCTTAGCCTAGATGCCATCAGTAAACACCTCGATTTGCCTGAGCAAGAGCGTCACGACGCCTTGCAAGACGCCATTTCAGCGGCGCTTATTTACGTTCGTCTCACCTATGGCGACTTACCTGCTCTGACCTCTGCCTACCTACGCCAATAA